DNA sequence from the Cucurbita pepo subsp. pepo cultivar mu-cu-16 chromosome LG06, ASM280686v2, whole genome shotgun sequence genome:
ttcttccatacCCTTTCATCTTTCTAACATTGAAGTCCACTTAAAATGCTGCAGGCTTCTGCTTTGTTGGCTCTTCCTATTATTCTGCTGTTTAATATATGCTCTGCCATTTTCTGGTCAGTATCATACATACGGTTCTATGTCGATACAACTGCAATTGCTTTTCTTAGTTCTTTCATTGATCTTATGAAATCTCTCCCtccccccctctctctctctctatacacatatatatatattgaaaaagagTTCTTTCTtatgtataaatataataCTCAAGTTTCCTTGTCACTTgcaggaaaaaaacaaagaaaccaaCTCGAAACACTGCCCACCATGCACGTCGTAAGGGTAAAAGGGGGCATCCCGACAAGTAGAATGGCAGCATTGTGTTATTTGTCAAGCTCTAGTGGGATCTATTTGAGGTTCGATTCGATCATTCCCAAATCTAAAAGTAATATTCTATGTATAGCATAATCTTCGTCATCTGAATCTGTTTGTTTGCGTTCAATCGTTTGCCGATGCAGTTCACACAGGGGCTTTCGTGGTTATTGAATGTCTTCTTGGccataaactaataattaagttttgttttcctttaagATGTCCTGCAGTATATTTTTTGATCTTTTGTGCTAGCATTTTAGACCCCTTGTTCTGTTATTCCTGTATAGTTTTATCAGGAGATAGCCAGAGCCGATAGCCTATTCAAGTTAATGTAAAAATAGGACTTTGCTTAATTTTATTGGAGTCGTTTGCATTTTTCTACCCAACTACCAACTCTCAGATTAAACACATGTAACATTATTTCTCTATAAGAAAACTTATCTCGATTTCCATTTGGGTTTATGTCTTTGATCTGTAATGTTATTGCGCTTTCTTCGATTTTTTCCTTCCCGTTGCTAATAGAAGTATTCGCaaaattgttgtttatttgttCATCTAAGCTTTAGCAGAAGCGGTGCACAGACTCAACTGATTAAGGTATTTATCATCGACCAAAAATGTCATGTTTTTGCATCGAACTCGAGGAACGAGGTCTCAATTCTCAGCcttctttaatatttcataaccCAGAAATCATTGCCTTCTGAAAATCTCTTTAGAACTGATCAATCCTCACAGGTTACAGCCCAAGAGCCCTACAATGGCTAGAAAATTTTTAATCGATCCATTAGTTTGAAGGCTATTTGGTCTCCAATAGTGGCTATGGTTGATGGTCAAAGATGGCTACCGTTTATCCAATTCAAAGATTCCTTTctgaaaatttggaaattcGTTTTGGCTTTCTCTTGACTCTCCTAATATTCCAATGGCTATGCCGACATCTCTAACTCCCTCAATCCTAGAATAAAAcgacattaaattaaattatttgttagaCTATTTtgctaaaatatttaaattttaaattttcatcgCATTTAAATTGTTTTGACCTGTAAAATTATTGTCTTTTAACTCATCGCATCTGATGTTTACCGatccaatttttcttcaattgttagaatttgttctattttagtttatttactttcaacaaatctttaaaattgttaCGGATATATTTACACGAATGTAGGTTGAGTCAGTCCCCTCCAACTACTCGAATCAcataaaagtttgaaaatatattcacATTACATCTTTTTGTTCATGAAAATTCTTGTCATTATTCAATCGATTTCGGTAAATTTAACTTCAaatgacatatatatatatatatatatatatatatgtatgtgtatgtatatatatgtatctgtatgtatgtatgtatatatatatctatttatgtatgtatgtatatatacagGAAAAGCAGAATCCTGAGAGATTTCACAACGAATTGTACAGAGCATCTTACTTTGCTTACAGCTAAAGCAAagaattaacttttaaaacgtTCAATATTTTGTAACAAAgtgttcttttcttcttccttcgaaagaaaaataagaaccGAATAACAAAAACAGTCCCATTGAAATAAACACATAATAATCACAGTATAGGACTGAACCAAAACTCCAAACCACAATCCGATCATTGGAAGTTCGAAAatggataaataaatttcaatccaACAATCTGAAGCTCCTGGAGACGATGGATGGATCAGCGAAACGAGCAGAGAAGGATCTGCAGAGATCATCAGGATCAGAGCCCcaattttcttgttcaaaaTTCAACCGATAAGCATTTGGATTATACGAAGAACGCAATTCAACTGAAGAACAACTGAagattcttctcttctccttcttgaATTTCTGCCACAAAATCTGCCATCCGAGGAGTCGTTTGCTTTCTTGTTCATTCGAAGAGCCACAGCTTTGACCTAACCTGATGCTTTGGCTACGTGAATTGCGCCATTTGATTCCCATTTACCGATTGAAGCTCTCAAACGATGAATATCGGAAGAAAAAATCGATGAATTAATTGGAGAGAAAATGGATGGTTTAAAAGGGAATTGAAACTCAACTGAAGAAAAGAGCCgccgaaagagaaagaggcTCTGTTTTTCCCTCTCTCGTGTGtggaaatgaaatggaaagagTCAGAGAGTGACACCCTCGTCTGATTGTATAATATATAATCTAATGGAAGAAATGATGGGAGTTCGGCAATTaggattaaaatataaacgtGACGATTGGATTCTTATTTGACTTTAAGCCTTTGTATTATACAAAATTGATGAACtcaaaaaaaaggaaaaaaacattatataatttgaataGCCAATAGGGTAGGtaatgttagatgaacacccgagattccctaaattagccgatgtgagatgtgggactttcatttggagtcatttgttcgacatttgaggattctattggcatgactctgataccatgttagatgaacacgaacacgactctccacaatagtatgatattgttcactttaagcataagctctcatggcttcactttaagcataagctctcgtgattttgctttggacttccccaaaatgtctcacacgaatggagatagtatttcttgattataaattcataattattccctaaattagctgatgtgaGACTTCCCTCTAATACCCTTAAATGTTTATCTTGAAGACTGAGAATAAAAATGAGCTGTTATAGCATTGTCTGTATTAGATTTTAGGGAAAATGTCCATTTATACCTTTATATTTTGGAAATTGAgtgaattaaatattaaaaataataattatatcaatataaattcaaaaatattataaatgattaataaCAACCGGACtcaatcatttaaataaaattatttatttaaaaaatattattatatagttctttttattgaatttttattctGGACGGCATGAAGTTTAATACGTCTATAGCACCTACcctattcatatatatatttaggaCTAATTAATTGgtattttataaatctaaaaaaaaaatcatttttctaatgCAAATTTCAATACTACCAATGTACTAAATAAAcaatcaacaacaaaattgatgtattttttaaaaaatttaaattaattaatcatgtaatttgttttatctttattAGATTAAATGAGATAAAGctgataataatttttgggtttattttcctttaatataaatttaaattttggtagTTTCTACTTGACTTATTCCATTATTTAttgaagttaaaataatatccATATCCAAAatgttcttaaaataaaatgattccAGAGGAACTAAATTCCAagccaaaattaaatttgtatagGTCAAGACAACCCTACATAAGATGATTTAAAGTTGCTTTAATTGATCCCTCGTATTCTATACAGCTACAACAAATTGAGCACCAAAACTAATTATAGGCATtagttatcatcaaaacatcaagaTCATAACCTAAACTAAGAACTAATTTTAGCAGAGgcagagaaggaagaaggccATGGATACATAGATAGTGACCATCTCACATACTTCCTGGGCCTCAATGTTTAGAACAAATATGTGAATTCCATGTATACTAACCAACCATAATGGggcatgtctccacatgcagcTGCTGCCTTCATTCCAAAGCCTCGATACTTGGGCATGTGTGTGTAGGAAAGGAAGGCCGACCACTACATAAGCTAAACGACAACGACTACAAGCAAAACTGGGAGCCACTCACCTAGAAATTTCCTCTCGCTGACATTAAGTTCTCTTTCTGATATTTCAGCTGATCCTTGGAAAGCTAGGACTTCATCTGACCGATTTCCACTCATTTCTGCAAGAGGAAGATCgtattaattcattaattccaTAAAAACTACACTATGAACCATGAGGCGGATATAATATAGAAAAACACAACGTTTTTTGCTCTAATGAGAAggaaacaacattttttttttttttataagagataATTTCTTACAAACGGGATGAATAATCCATGgtgtttacaaaagaccttcccaatttgcAATGAGGGAGGTACAACCGTAGGaagagtaaaaatattagacagtATAGaccaagatatagcttggtaaacaacattgtcgAAAAGTTTTTACGGCATGAAGTTTAATACGTCTATAGCACCTACcctattcatatatatatttaggaCTAATTAATTGgtattttataaatctaaaaaaaaaatcatttttctaatgCAAATTTCAATACTACCAATGTACTAAATAAAcaatcaacaacaaaattgatgtattttttaaaaaatttaaattaattaatcatgtaatttgttttatctttattAGATTAAATGAGATAAAGctgataataatttttgggtttattttcctttaatataaatttaaattttggtagTTTCTACTTGACTTATTCCATTATTTAttgaagttaaaataatatccATATCCAAAatgttcttaaaataaaatgattccAGAGGAACTAAATTCCA
Encoded proteins:
- the LOC111797385 gene encoding uncharacterized protein LOC111797385, encoding MGIKWRNSRSQSIRLGQSCGSSNEQESKRLLGWQILWQKFKKEKRRIFSCSSVELRSSYNPNAYRLNFEQENWGSDPDDLCRSFSARFADPSIVSRSFRLLD